GCCCGGAGCAGGTTGTTGAACAGACTGATCCACCTgcctgtgttctgtgtttgtttgttgaggATACTAACAACAGGGTTTGATCTCCGTTAGGTGCAAGAGTACCAGGAGGCTCTGGAGGGGATCCTGATCAAACAGAAAGACGGGATCCGACTGGTCCCGGAGCTCTACAGCGTCCCTCCAGagaaggtgaaaaaaaagattctatTCATGgttgtacagtttttttttccatttgactgtttcatgttttataaagatGTCAAACGATCGACATTTATCGTGATTAATCGATGGGGGAGGgacctttttgcctttatttgattggacagctgaagagagacaggaagtgttgggaggagagagagtgggggggggggggggggggggggggggggggggggtcaacatgcagcaaaggccgaggactttagcctctgtacacaggTTGTACagcataaccactaggctatcagcgctcatttaatctgtgaattttaagagttaatcacgattaattgccgttttaatcgcatgtttgaaaatacattattttgcttttttttttttaaattttgttaggcttttattttgaaattctatAATGTCTTAAGACTGAGAGAACATTACTTCCTGTATAatagaaaatacaataaataagaAACTTCCAGTAGTTTAAGGCAGTCGTTCTCAACTCATCTAGCGTCAGGACTCCTCCATGAAAAATCAacccaaatgtttttgtttttgtttacacaccaggtggaggaggagtaCGTGAACCCTCACTCCGTGGAGAGGGTCTCGATGGGTAAATGTCCTCTGAAGTGGGGACAGTCGCTCTACATCCTCGGGAACCTTCTGTCAGAGGCGAGCAAGCGGCCctcatttcaaaaacacattatttaaacaaaatgatttcAGAGTGAAACTTTTTgtctcctgttttgtttttttctttcagggaTTCCTCGCCCCCGGAGAGATCGACCCTCTCAACAGACGCTTCTCGACCATCGCCAAGCCTGACGTGGTCGTACAGGGTGAGTCAGCGTAGACACGTCGTCATGGTGTCCAAGTGTCAGATAAGTTCTGATAAATGTGGAGATGCTGCAGCGACTCTTCAAATGTCTGAACTCTTTCGCTCGTAGTCTCCATTCTTGCGGAGACGGAGGAGATCAAAGAGCTGCTGATGAAGAACGGCATCAATGTGGAGACTGTCGCTGACATCCATCCCATCCACGTGCAGCCCTCCAGAGTCCTGAGCCACATCTACGCCCGACTCGGTACGACTtgtattctttttaaatcacCGGGGACCGCTCTCCAGTCTCTCAGTCATCACACCTGACCCCCGATGTGTTTCAGGTCGTAACCCTCGCCTTGGTCTGACCGGCCGACCCTACAGGAGGATTGGCGTCCTGGGAACCTCTAAGTTCTACATCATCAGGAACACCATGTTCTCGTTCACACCTCAGGTCTGTACAGCGTCACTGCAGCTGACGGAccactaaattaaaaaaaaactctaatcGGCCGAAAATCAATCCCCAAATCTGCTCCCGACTTCAGCCTTCAAATTGACAGCTCCACCCGATCCCCTTCTCCTTTGATCAACAAGTCACATAGCTGCCCCCCCTTTCCTCTGGAACTCACCCcccacacattttaaacaccgcaCTGACCCATCTTTCTATCTTTCTAAGTTTATTCACGCTTGAGTTTCATTAAAAGGTTGTGAGTAATAGTTGTGGAAAGTAAGACACATTCTGAAAAGTCTTTAAATAATTCCATCTCAGTTCACAAACAATGAAACTTAGTGACAGATCAAATCCTACCTGAGGTCCTCTTCAGCTTTAGGTCGACCGGGTGAAACCTGTGATGTCATTGTGGTAAAAAAGAGGAGTTTTAATTTCCCCTCCATCATCGCTgcgtttgttgttttctctccagTTCATCGACCATCAGCAGTTCTACTTGGCGCTGGACAACAAAATGATCGTGGAGTCGTTGAGGACGGAGATCGCCTACCTGGCGTCCCGCTGGAGGATGACCGGGCGACCCACCGTCACGTTTCCCATTTCGCAGACGATGCTGAGTAAgcacaaaaagcacaacaagtcaaaacgttttttttaatatgatgtCCTTAAAGAACTGAGGAATGTCATATTTACTGTTATTGAAGATGCTAATCTTGATGCTAAACAGGGCTGTctgtcattcattcattcagtcaacctttatttatactcgaaGGATCATTGAGGgggcaaccctcatttacaagGACATGGAGTCATTACAGAAagaattagaaaacagacattaaatcaaaaagagaaaatcagtctacaaaagtctaaaatgtactgagataattaaataaacacacttatgtaaaacagttaaaatcaggtttctaaaatgcACCTAAAGGTCAAAGTTCATTTAGTAACCTGCTGCCTGGAttcctcttcctgtgtgtttcagctgaAGACCACACAAACCTGGACCCTGCAGTCTTAGCTACACTGAAGAAGCTACAGGACGGATATTACGGAGGAGCGAGGTCAGTTTGACTTCAGaatacttaaaggctttaaaggctttatatgcaatttttttgatccagcagatgtcgcccttgagcaccagcatgaaaccaaaacaacttgcgctgcattgttgtgttagcatgctaatgctagcgatctttattatgctcgtatcttcacactgcatgtaaatttacctgaaatgagcgtgatctagaaacacagttaagcagtgagtacagtatgttattcttcttttctctagtccctcaattaaacaacttttatacatgaggggaggagtcagccggccgtcctggcgatgtaaacaaactgaagataggactctgaaaactctgaaaacatcacagacagtgggactcgggtgttacacccattgtagacagtcatgactcacagagttattttcagaggatatatttgatttctattacatttaagtgtgaaaaatcgcatattaagcctttaagggTAGCTAAATGAGTTTCcctcatacatttaaaaatcatacAGTCTGTGAAGGTGGTCGACCCGGCTCAGAAAAACCCAGATGGTGTTGGTAAATTACAGTTATTAATCACTACACAAGTCAAATGATGCTACAACAAGTTGGGGGCAAACTGATCGGGCAGATTAGATAAACAAAGCTTTACCTCCAATGAATGAattctttgttttcatattcCTGACGCTGGATTGAAGGTTTTTGTTGTGATTCTGAAGGAATGCTTCAACGAGAATTTAGAGTTGATTGGTTCCGGTTTGTGATGATTTACCtttttgtcgtttttttttttcaaggatcCAGACGGGGAAGCTGTCGGAGTTCatgaccacttcctgtttcgCTCACCTGAGCTTCCTGGACGGTAAGGCTTCCGGCAGCATGAGCCGCCGCGACGAAgagtatgatgatgatgatggtgatgaggcTGTCGCCGATGGATACGTGCATGAGTTACGTTGTGATGATggtaagacaaaaaaaaaatacagactgatggatggatggggaGGAATGgtgatttctgatttttttatgaagcattgattaaaaaaaaacaaaagaaaaaacacccgGACACGTGTTGTACTATCCTCACACTGAATCCTGGTGCAGGTGAATCACTACTTCCTGCTTCATcctgctgtgacatcatcactgatCTTCCCCACCCCCCATCCTTCCTGTATCGATGCTgcatgaaaacatatttttttaaacatgaaaactgaACTTTTACAGGAATTGGacagtcaaaaaaaaattcatgtAAAATATATGTTTGAACAGTTGTTGTTGCCTGCATTCAGCGCTCGTCTGTCTCTGGTTGTTTGAAATAAGCatgcattatttttaaatgtctgcctGTGTGACAGCTGCTCTCTTTGTCATTGAAGGTATTTCTGTCTGCAGGTCATCCTCACATAAGGTGTCTTGTAGGCATTTTGATTTTCAATGAGGAacgttgttttggttttttccTCATCCTCTATTATTTCTCCGTCCTCCGTCTCTGCTCTCGTCTCTCCTCTCCAGAGGCCGACGACCTCGCTCAGTACCTGGACCACCTGTTGGCTCACGCCGCCCCCAAGAAgcccaaacaggaagtgaaaggtCTGGGGAGGTTCAAGGCGGCGGCCGCCAAGACGAAGGCGATGGTGTCTCTGATGAACAAAGCTCAGGGCCTCGACGTACACGGTGAAGCCATTTTTAACGGTTTTTACTCCAAACATAACAAGATGAAACCCTGAAACAGCTTCGTCCTACACCAgactcatgtttgtgtttttttccccctcacagATGTGAACATGTACCTGCCAAACAAGCTGTTCCGCACACGACAACCCTCCCTCAACCTGAACCTCCCTGACCCGGTGCCAGGGCAGGAGTCtcaagtgggtttttttttggtttttttaactGTCCGGTTTCTTCCCCTCCAGTCCCTTTATAGACCTCTTGATGaatccccctcctctctctatctGAACCTCCAGGGTCCTCAGGTGCTGCTCGCAGCATTGAGCGAGATCCCCCGAGACGCCAGCGGAGCCATCGACCACCACGCTTTGGCCCAGATGCTCAAAGACACTCAGAATCTCCAGGACCAGGCCGACATCCTCTACATCCTCTTCAAAGACAAGTGAGAATCACAtttttgtgcagtttttttttataggattttattttgaaatgttgtactGTCTTAAGACTGAGGGTTACTTCCTGTTTAAACACAATCCTGCTTTTATTTCCACAGAGGCATGGAGTGGGATACTCATCTGCACGGTAAAGGCTCCACTGTCCGATCTCTGCTCTCTGACCTTTACGAGAAGGCCGGGGAACTGAAACACTGGAGCCTCATCAGGATGATCTCCGGCATGCTGAggaagaaggtggaggagctgGACTCGgtacgacacacacacacacacacacgtgcacacacacaaagacgcaGCGTGTGTAAAAAATGTAAGCAGAACTGTTAGTGAtagttttttatgtttgtgctgCGTCTGCAGGCCTGCTCTGATCTTCTGGCTCATCAGAAACACTTGACGGTCGGTTTACCTCCCGAGCCCCGAGAGAAAACCATCACAGCCCCGATCCCCCCGGACCTGCTGGCCAACCTCATCGAAGAGGCCAGCGACAACAACATCAGCGTTGCCATCCTCACTCAGGTCGCTCacatcctcctctttctttatttaaaacatcttcatcctcatgtctctctgtttgtttgtttttttaacgtCTCTCCTCGTCTCTTCAGGAGATCATGGTGTACCTCGCCATGAGCATCAGGACTCAGCCGAACCTCTTCAGCGAGATGTTCAGACTGCGGATCGGTCTGATCATCCAGGTGATGGCCACGGAGCTCGCACAGTCGCTCAACTGCTCAGGTGAGGGAGGAAATGCGGGAGAGGGAGCGTGTTAATCTGTTATAAAAGATATGAAAAAGCTCATACTTTGATTTCCTTGTCTTGTCTTTCATTcttctttaaagtttaaatgtgtgtgtgtgtttctgtgtgtgtgtttgtgcaggagagGAGGCCACAGAGAGCCTGATGGGTCTGAGTCCGTCAGAACTGAAGAATCTCCTCCATCACATCCTCAGCGGCAAAGAGTTCGGAGTGCAGCGCAGCGGTCCGTCCAATAAGAGCTCGtgtcacacaaacagccaatcacattttatttggtATCATACTTTTCCTGCTGTTAGGTTgtctatatatacatatacatatatatatctCCACAGTCAGAGAGATGGAAGCCGGCGTCAGTCCTGCCATCTCCATCCATCAGCTCGGGAACACGGGCGCCACGAAGAGCGAGAGAGCCGGCATCAGCAAACTGAAGAGCGACATGAAGATGgtaggacaaaaaaaaaacaacaggttcAAACAAACATCTCACTTAGAGCTGGAATAGAAATATGATGATCCATTTTTAATGACAGTAGAACTCTATATTTAATACAGATACATTATCACAAGACTGCGTCATCTATTTTTAAAGTCTGTCGTTGGAGCTCTATTCATGTACACCAAACATTTTTATAggacaaaaaacagaaatgttgagATAAGGGCTGTCGAACAATTACAATTTGTTATAGCGATTAATCGCTGAATTCAGTAGTTAAAtgcgattaatcacatttttaatcacgtTTTAAATTCcataaagtattttatttagattttttgtaCTGTCTAAATTTGAAGGTACTTTACTCCCTGATTTAATacaaacatgcttttattttgaaataaaataaggaacttTCGGTAGATCGCATGTCAAAACTTTAACTTAACGAGGGAAAAATAAGTCATTACAGatcaaaaagtaaatgaaaacagctgaagaAGAAGGTAACAAAGGTCAGTTTTTGATGTCGTAaagtggatattactttggaatCGTCAGCTgtgctgtctgagagtttgttttaaaaaagaaaattggacATTTAAAGGCTCAGCGGTGTCGTTATTTTCAATCAATGCGACTACAGGGAGGCACTGAGGAGGCTTTCCTACAGTgtgcctgaagggacaaaatagcatgtgaAAAACGTAAAACAAAAAGGAGTATTCTTTACTTTAAACAAATGGGAGACATGAACAGagaaatttaataaaataaggtacactaaacaataaaaagtaattaaagAACATATGTCACACAGTACGAGTGTTAATTTGATGAACTGCATTTTAAACGACTCGCTGGAGGTCaaagtgatgaagatgatgaagagttGTACTATTGTGCTAACTGGCAAACTGACTTTGTCTTGTTGCAGCTGGAACACAGGTTGTCTTTGTCGGTAAGGTGACGATGATTATAAGAGCAGCTGTTGGTGCTAATTCACCTCGATAACTGTGGAGAAATTTAGAAGTGCGAGTTGCATCAGAGGAGAATCgtggaaatcatttttaagGACGTGTGAAGATAATTTGTTGATAATTGGAGAAGATGAGTTTTAAATGAATCACTACATCAGATTGTTGactgtgatttatttataacttgaaggtgtttgtgttgcaggggGAGCGCAGGTTGTCCCTGTTCGATCCATTTAAGGTGACGAACCCATGAAGGAATATGAACCATCTCTATTTCTTCGTTCTCCTTTAACTATAAACTGCAGATAATAATTAACAAAGTAGATATCCAGAATACGCTGTAGGTCTGCCTGATCatcagaaaataataataacttcatTTGTAGAGCACCTTTTTAAAACTCTCcattaaacttttaaaaattaCAACAGGGAtaaaaaacataacaaacagaATTGCAGATTTTATAACTGTatagggagaagaggaggggtcCAAGAATTGAGCCTTGGGGCACTCCACAGTTAATATCTGCTATGGATGAGGATGATGTGCCcatatttacagaaaatgtCCTCATTGGATAAATTGGATTTGAGACAACTTAATGCCAAGCAGCGAAGTACAGTAGCCAGAGTTCGTACTCAaccccgggctgcccgcttggatgACCatagcctccttacatggggcgcgacctaaccgctaggccatcagcgcccctggaattttcttgtttttaatcaccaaaaatTGCAAGAAAAGTCACACTATCGTGCTCACACAAATACTTTGGGTAATGTATATTTATGCAAATTTAGACaccgtcacctcctctgctttctgtctgtttgttaaagtaaatgtatctttatctttatgaaG
This portion of the Labrus bergylta chromosome 22, fLabBer1.1, whole genome shotgun sequence genome encodes:
- the phka1a gene encoding phosphorylase b kinase regulatory subunit alpha, skeletal muscle isoform isoform X5, encoding MRSRSNSGVKLDNYARMVQQTILRHQDPVTGLLPGSPDQPHAWVRDNVYSVVSVWALSLAYRKNADRDEDKAKAYELEQSVVKLMRGILQCIMRQLDKVEKFKYSRSTSDSLHAKYNTRTCAPVVGDDEWGHLQVDATSLFLLFLAQMTASGLHIVYTQDEVDVVQNLMFYIEAAYKVADYGMWERGDKTNQGITEINASSIGMAKAALEALDELNLFGAKGGPGSVVHALADDIQHCQSILTSMLPRASISKEVDAGVLAIISYPAFAVEDMSIVNLTKEEIISKLQGRYGCCRFLRDGHKTPKEDPSRLYYESAELKLFENIECEWPLFWTYLILDGIFINSPEQVQEYQEALEGILIKQKDGIRLVPELYSVPPEKVEEEYVNPHSVERVSMGKCPLKWGQSLYILGNLLSEGFLAPGEIDPLNRRFSTIAKPDVVVQVSILAETEEIKELLMKNGINVETVADIHPIHVQPSRVLSHIYARLGRNPRLGLTGRPYRRIGVLGTSKFYIIRNTMFSFTPQFIDHQQFYLALDNKMIVESLRTEIAYLASRWRMTGRPTVTFPISQTMLTEDHTNLDPAVLATLKKLQDGYYGGARIQTGKLSEFMTTSCFAHLSFLDGKASGSMSRRDEEYDDDDGDEAVADGYVHELRCDDEADDLAQYLDHLLAHAAPKKPKQEVKGLGRFKAAAAKTKAMVSLMNKAQGLDVHDVNMYLPNKLFRTRQPSLNLNLPDPVPGQESQGPQVLLAALSEIPRDASGAIDHHALAQMLKDTQNLQDQADILYILFKDKGMEWDTHLHGKGSTVRSLLSDLYEKAGELKHWSLIRMISGMLRKKVEELDSACSDLLAHQKHLTVGLPPEPREKTITAPIPPDLLANLIEEASDNNISVAILTQEIMVYLAMSIRTQPNLFSEMFRLRIGLIIQVMATELAQSLNCSGEEATESLMGLSPSELKNLLHHILSGKEFGVQRSVREMEAGVSPAISIHQLGNTGATKSERAGISKLKSDMKMGERRLSLFDPFKEPRLSLTDPAEVDRRVSLTDSVKGSRSYSLDIDNVESGRYRLPSIESLDIPECIPAAKDTRHGQWLRRRRLDGALNRVPVGFYQKVWKILQKCHGLSIEGFVLPSSTTREMTPGEIKFSVHVETVLNRVPQPEYRQLLVEAILVLTMLADVEIPSIGSIIHVEKIVHIANDMFCKDQTDLGAEEHILERDPSTGVCRLLYDSAPSGRFGSMTYLTKAVAVYVQDFLPSGSCAVQ
- the phka1a gene encoding phosphorylase b kinase regulatory subunit alpha, skeletal muscle isoform isoform X10, which encodes MRSRSNSGVKLDNYARMVQQTILRHQDPVTGLLPGSPDQPHAWVRDNVYSVVSVWALSLAYRKNADRDEDKAKAYELEQSVVKLMRGILQCIMRQLDKVEKFKYSRSTSDSLHAKYNTRTCAPVVGDDEWGHLQVDATSLFLLFLAQMTASGLHIVYTQDEVDVVQNLMFYIEAAYKVADYGMWERGDKTNQGITEINASSIGMAKAALEALDELNLFGAKGGPGSVVHALADDIQHCQSILTSMLPRASISKEVDAGVLAIISYPAFAVEDMSIVNLTKEEIISKLQGRYGCCRFLRDGHKTPKEDPSRLYYESAELKLFENIECEWPLFWTYLILDGIFINSPEQVQEYQEALEGILIKQKDGIRLVPELYSVPPEKVEEEYVNPHSVERVSMGKCPLKWGQSLYILGNLLSEGFLAPGEIDPLNRRFSTIAKPDVVVQVSILAETEEIKELLMKNGINVETVADIHPIHVQPSRVLSHIYARLGRNPRLGLTGRPYRRIGVLGTSKFYIIRNTMFSFTPQFIDHQQFYLALDNKMIVESLRTEIAYLASRWRMTGRPTVTFPISQTMLTEDHTNLDPAVLATLKKLQDGYYGGARIQTGKLSEFMTTSCFAHLSFLDGKASGSMSRRDEEYDDDDGDEAVADGYVHELRCDDEADDLAQYLDHLLAHAAPKKPKQEVKGLGRFKAAAAKTKAMVSLMNKAQGLDVHDVNMYLPNKLFRTRQPSLNLNLPDPVPGQESQGPQVLLAALSEIPRDASGAIDHHALAQMLKDTQNLQDQADILYILFKDKGMEWDTHLHGKGSTVRSLLSDLYEKAGELKHWSLIRMISGMLRKKVEELDSACSDLLAHQKHLTVGLPPEPREKTITAPIPPDLLANLIEEASDNNISVAILTQEIMVYLAMSIRTQPNLFSEMFRLRIGLIIQVMATELAQSLNCSGEEATESLMGLSPSELKNLLHHILSGKEFGVQRSVREMEAGVSPAISIHQLGNTGATKSERAGISKLKSDMKMGERRLSLFDPFKEPRLSLTDPAEGSRSYSLDIDNVESGRYRLPSIESLDIPECIPAAKDTRHGQWLRRRRLDGALNRVPVGFYQKVWKILQKCHGLSIEGFVLPSSTTREMTPGEIKFSVHVETVLNRVPQPEYRQLLVEAILVLTMLADVEIPSIGSIIHVEKIVHIANDMFCKDQTDLGAEEHILERDPSTGVCRLLYDSAPSGRFGSMTYLTKAVAVYVQDFLPSGSCAVQ
- the phka1a gene encoding phosphorylase b kinase regulatory subunit alpha, skeletal muscle isoform isoform X1, with translation MRSRSNSGVKLDNYARMVQQTILRHQDPVTGLLPGSPDQPHAWVRDNVYSVVSVWALSLAYRKNADRDEDKAKAYELEQSVVKLMRGILQCIMRQLDKVEKFKYSRSTSDSLHAKYNTRTCAPVVGDDEWGHLQVDATSLFLLFLAQMTASGLHIVYTQDEVDVVQNLMFYIEAAYKVADYGMWERGDKTNQGITEINASSIGMAKAALEALDELNLFGAKGGPGSVVHALADDIQHCQSILTSMLPRASISKEVDAGVLAIISYPAFAVEDMSIVNLTKEEIISKLQGRYGCCRFLRDGHKTPKEDPSRLYYESAELKLFENIECEWPLFWTYLILDGIFINSPEQVQEYQEALEGILIKQKDGIRLVPELYSVPPEKVEEEYVNPHSVERVSMGKCPLKWGQSLYILGNLLSEGFLAPGEIDPLNRRFSTIAKPDVVVQVSILAETEEIKELLMKNGINVETVADIHPIHVQPSRVLSHIYARLGRNPRLGLTGRPYRRIGVLGTSKFYIIRNTMFSFTPQFIDHQQFYLALDNKMIVESLRTEIAYLASRWRMTGRPTVTFPISQTMLTEDHTNLDPAVLATLKKLQDGYYGGARIQTGKLSEFMTTSCFAHLSFLDGKASGSMSRRDEEYDDDDGDEAVADGYVHELRCDDEADDLAQYLDHLLAHAAPKKPKQEVKGLGRFKAAAAKTKAMVSLMNKAQGLDVHDVNMYLPNKLFRTRQPSLNLNLPDPVPGQESQGPQVLLAALSEIPRDASGAIDHHALAQMLKDTQNLQDQADILYILFKDKGMEWDTHLHGKGSTVRSLLSDLYEKAGELKHWSLIRMISGMLRKKVEELDSACSDLLAHQKHLTVGLPPEPREKTITAPIPPDLLANLIEEASDNNISVAILTQEIMVYLAMSIRTQPNLFSEMFRLRIGLIIQVMATELAQSLNCSGEEATESLMGLSPSELKNLLHHILSGKEFGVQRSVREMEAGVSPAISIHQLGNTGATKSERAGISKLKSDMKMLEHRLSLSGERRLSLFDPFKEPRLSLTDPAEVDRRVSLTDSVKLDQSLSFSCKGSRSYSLDIDNVESGRYRLPSIESLDIPECIPAAKDTRHGQWLRRRRLDGALNRVPVGFYQKVWKILQKCHGLSIEGFVLPSSTTREMTPGEIKFSVHVETVLNRVPQPEYRQLLVEAILVLTMLADVEIPSIGSIIHVEKIVHIANDMFCKDQTDLGAEEHILERDPSTGVCRLLYDSAPSGRFGSMTYLTKAVAVYVQDFLPSGSCAVQ
- the phka1a gene encoding phosphorylase b kinase regulatory subunit alpha, skeletal muscle isoform isoform X8; this encodes MRSRSNSGVKLDNYARMVQQTILRHQDPVTGLLPGSPDQPHAWVRDNVYSVVSVWALSLAYRKNADRDEDKAKAYELEQSVVKLMRGILQCIMRQLDKVEKFKYSRSTSDSLHAKYNTRTCAPVVGDDEWGHLQVDATSLFLLFLAQMTASGLHIVYTQDEVDVVQNLMFYIEAAYKVADYGMWERGDKTNQGITEINASSIGMAKAALEALDELNLFGAKGGPGSVVHALADDIQHCQSILTSMLPRASISKEVDAGVLAIISYPAFAVEDMSIVNLTKEEIISKLQGRYGCCRFLRDGHKTPKEDPSRLYYESAELKLFENIECEWPLFWTYLILDGIFINSPEQVQEYQEALEGILIKQKDGIRLVPELYSVPPEKVEEEYVNPHSVERVSMGKCPLKWGQSLYILGNLLSEGFLAPGEIDPLNRRFSTIAKPDVVVQVSILAETEEIKELLMKNGINVETVADIHPIHVQPSRVLSHIYARLGRNPRLGLTGRPYRRIGVLGTSKFYIIRNTMFSFTPQFIDHQQFYLALDNKMIVESLRTEIAYLASRWRMTGRPTVTFPISQTMLTEDHTNLDPAVLATLKKLQDGYYGGARIQTGKLSEFMTTSCFAHLSFLDGKASGSMSRRDEEYDDDDGDEAVADGYVHELRCDDEADDLAQYLDHLLAHAAPKKPKQEVKGLGRFKAAAAKTKAMVSLMNKAQGLDVHDVNMYLPNKLFRTRQPSLNLNLPDPVPGQESQGPQVLLAALSEIPRDASGAIDHHALAQMLKDTQNLQDQADILYILFKDKGMEWDTHLHGKGSTVRSLLSDLYEKAGELKHWSLIRMISGMLRKKVEELDSACSDLLAHQKHLTVGLPPEPREKTITAPIPPDLLANLIEEASDNNISVAILTQEIMVYLAMSIRTQPNLFSEMFRLRIGLIIQVMATELAQSLNCSGEEATESLMGLSPSELKNLLHHILSGKEFGVQRSVREMEAGVSPAISIHQLGNTGATKSERAGISKLKSDMKMLEHRLSLSGERRLSLFDPFKEPRLSLTDPAEGSRSYSLDIDNVESGRYRLPSIESLDIPECIPAAKDTRHGQWLRRRRLDGALNRVPVGFYQKVWKILQKCHGLSIEGFVLPSSTTREMTPGEIKFSVHVETVLNRVPQPEYRQLLVEAILVLTMLADVEIPSIGSIIHVEKIVHIANDMFCKDQTDLGAEEHILERDPSTGVCRLLYDSAPSGRFGSMTYLTKAVAVYVQDFLPSGSCAVQ
- the phka1a gene encoding phosphorylase b kinase regulatory subunit alpha, skeletal muscle isoform isoform X3: MRSRSNSGVKLDNYARMVQQTILRHQDPVTGLLPGSPDQPHAWVRDNVYSVVSVWALSLAYRKNADRDEDKAKAYELEQSVVKLMRGILQCIMRQLDKVEKFKYSRSTSDSLHAKYNTRTCAPVVGDDEWGHLQVDATSLFLLFLAQMTASGLHIVYTQDEVDVVQNLMFYIEAAYKVADYGMWERGDKTNQGITEINASSIGMAKAALEALDELNLFGAKGGPGSVVHALADDIQHCQSILTSMLPRASISKEVDAGVLAIISYPAFAVEDMSIVNLTKEEIISKLQGRYGCCRFLRDGHKTPKEDPSRLYYESAELKLFENIECEWPLFWTYLILDGIFINSPEQVQEYQEALEGILIKQKDGIRLVPELYSVPPEKVEEEYVNPHSVERVSMGKCPLKWGQSLYILGNLLSEGFLAPGEIDPLNRRFSTIAKPDVVVQVSILAETEEIKELLMKNGINVETVADIHPIHVQPSRVLSHIYARLGRNPRLGLTGRPYRRIGVLGTSKFYIIRNTMFSFTPQFIDHQQFYLALDNKMIVESLRTEIAYLASRWRMTGRPTVTFPISQTMLTEDHTNLDPAVLATLKKLQDGYYGGARIQTGKLSEFMTTSCFAHLSFLDGKASGSMSRRDEEYDDDDGDEAVADGYVHELRCDDEADDLAQYLDHLLAHAAPKKPKQEVKGLGRFKAAAAKTKAMVSLMNKAQGLDVHDVNMYLPNKLFRTRQPSLNLNLPDPVPGQESQGPQVLLAALSEIPRDASGAIDHHALAQMLKDTQNLQDQADILYILFKDKGMEWDTHLHGKGSTVRSLLSDLYEKAGELKHWSLIRMISGMLRKKVEELDSACSDLLAHQKHLTVGLPPEPREKTITAPIPPDLLANLIEEASDNNISVAILTQEIMVYLAMSIRTQPNLFSEMFRLRIGLIIQVMATELAQSLNCSGEEATESLMGLSPSELKNLLHHILSGKEFGVQRSVREMEAGVSPAISIHQLGNTGATKSERAGISKLKSDMKMLEHRLSLSGERRLSLFDPFKEPRLSLTDPAEVDRRVSLTDSVKGSRSYSLDIDNVESGRYRLPSIESLDIPECIPAAKDTRHGQWLRRRRLDGALNRVPVGFYQKVWKILQKCHGLSIEGFVLPSSTTREMTPGEIKFSVHVETVLNRVPQPEYRQLLVEAILVLTMLADVEIPSIGSIIHVEKIVHIANDMFCKDQTDLGAEEHILERDPSTGVCRLLYDSAPSGRFGSMTYLTKAVAVYVQDFLPSGSCAVQ